From Nitrososphaerales archaeon, one genomic window encodes:
- a CDS encoding xanthine dehydrogenase family protein molybdopterin-binding subunit, producing the protein MTEGSVGKPVPPQDGVLKVTGTALYTFDWQLPGMLHAKLATSTVPHARILNIDTRRAEQVPGVVAVLTGKDMPFRVGMYAGDRDLLAVEKVRWVGHPVALVVAETLESAERASELVDVEYEALPAVFDPIEALKSDAPLLHERMEEYKHAPVFYPVPGTNIANRFKLVHGDAEKAFEQADEILEDQFRVSHVSHAYMETQNVVAQYKRDGSLEIWSSCQSPFVVRQIVSECLKVPYNMVVVKTPFVGGGFGGKAGLGWEALVAMASKAVGYKPVRLCLSRRENFVSSASREGVVATVKAGFKKDGKCVAYKVRFVLDAGAYADYTVNVSRAMGYCAEGVYEIPNVYCESLAVYTNKTPTTALRGFGYPESNWVLEQVFERVAKKLGMDSARIRRINLLRPGESETATGESLREDVGDPRKVLQVVLDELKWDEKLPPSSPWKVRTKGFALCLKGPSQPPNASSSAIVKFNEDATIDLSVGTGNFGQGTPTALSQLVADQFGVPVEKVRVDMLRDTSKTAYTWQTVGSRGFFADGVSSLRACEDAKKQILDLASQVLRLPVEELELADGMVKAKGRPTLTLPLKDLVFGYVYPNGNTIGGPVIGRGRYVSSLNTFLDPNTGQGVPTIFHTFGGTGVEIELDLITGVIEVQKAISVFDVGKAINPLLLKMQLSGGFVMGMSIALFEKMKFDEQGWVTNPNFTSYYIARMKDVPKEFVARFVETPQLDGPLGARGIGELSMISVASAISNAIFDAIGVKLNDLPMSPEVVWAAISQQRPDLIKGAMESYAKVGVPKMVSQ; encoded by the coding sequence TTGACAGAAGGTAGCGTCGGAAAGCCGGTACCACCGCAAGACGGAGTCCTCAAAGTAACAGGAACGGCGCTCTACACCTTCGACTGGCAGCTCCCAGGGATGCTTCACGCGAAACTCGCAACGAGCACGGTCCCTCACGCTAGAATCCTGAACATAGACACGAGGAGGGCAGAACAGGTTCCGGGCGTCGTCGCTGTCTTGACTGGGAAGGACATGCCTTTCAGAGTGGGCATGTACGCTGGCGACAGGGACCTTCTGGCTGTGGAGAAGGTGAGGTGGGTCGGCCATCCTGTGGCGCTTGTGGTCGCGGAGACTCTCGAAAGCGCTGAACGGGCCTCCGAGCTGGTCGACGTGGAGTATGAAGCTCTGCCAGCTGTCTTCGACCCGATCGAGGCCCTAAAGTCTGACGCGCCTCTGCTTCACGAGAGGATGGAGGAATACAAGCACGCGCCGGTGTTCTACCCGGTGCCGGGAACGAATATCGCGAACAGGTTCAAACTCGTCCACGGGGACGCAGAGAAGGCCTTCGAACAGGCAGACGAGATCCTGGAGGACCAGTTCAGAGTCTCCCACGTCAGCCACGCCTACATGGAGACTCAGAATGTTGTCGCCCAGTACAAGAGAGACGGAAGCCTCGAGATATGGTCGAGTTGCCAGTCCCCGTTCGTGGTCAGGCAGATAGTCTCAGAGTGCCTCAAAGTGCCGTACAACATGGTTGTCGTGAAGACACCCTTCGTAGGGGGAGGGTTCGGCGGGAAGGCAGGATTGGGGTGGGAGGCCTTGGTAGCGATGGCCTCGAAGGCAGTGGGATACAAACCAGTGAGACTGTGTCTGTCGAGGAGGGAGAATTTCGTGTCTTCCGCGTCCAGAGAGGGAGTTGTGGCCACAGTGAAGGCCGGGTTCAAGAAGGATGGGAAGTGCGTCGCATACAAGGTGAGGTTCGTGCTCGACGCTGGGGCTTATGCGGACTACACAGTGAACGTCTCCAGGGCAATGGGCTATTGTGCCGAAGGGGTCTATGAGATACCGAACGTCTACTGCGAGTCCCTGGCAGTATACACAAACAAGACTCCGACCACAGCCTTGAGAGGCTTCGGGTATCCGGAGAGCAACTGGGTGCTCGAGCAGGTGTTCGAGAGAGTGGCGAAGAAACTTGGGATGGATTCTGCGAGGATAAGAAGGATAAACCTGCTCAGGCCCGGCGAGTCGGAGACAGCAACTGGTGAGAGCCTGAGAGAGGACGTAGGCGACCCGAGGAAGGTGCTCCAGGTGGTTCTGGATGAGTTGAAGTGGGACGAGAAGCTGCCGCCTTCGAGCCCGTGGAAGGTGAGGACGAAAGGATTCGCGCTATGCTTGAAGGGACCGTCGCAGCCGCCAAACGCCTCATCGTCCGCGATAGTCAAGTTCAACGAAGATGCGACGATTGACCTCAGCGTGGGAACAGGGAACTTCGGGCAGGGCACTCCTACAGCGCTGTCCCAGCTCGTCGCGGACCAGTTCGGCGTTCCTGTGGAGAAGGTTCGGGTGGACATGCTGAGGGACACGAGCAAGACCGCGTACACCTGGCAGACAGTCGGGAGCAGGGGATTCTTCGCAGACGGAGTCTCTTCCCTGCGTGCCTGCGAAGACGCGAAGAAACAGATACTCGACCTCGCGTCGCAGGTGCTGAGGCTACCGGTGGAAGAGCTGGAACTGGCGGATGGGATGGTGAAGGCGAAGGGAAGACCTACGCTCACTCTCCCGCTGAAGGACCTTGTATTCGGCTACGTCTACCCGAACGGAAACACGATTGGAGGCCCTGTAATCGGGCGAGGCCGTTATGTATCAAGCCTGAACACATTCCTAGACCCCAACACTGGTCAGGGAGTGCCCACAATCTTCCATACCTTCGGTGGGACAGGAGTCGAAATCGAGCTGGACCTGATAACAGGCGTGATAGAGGTGCAGAAGGCCATCTCTGTGTTCGACGTCGGGAAGGCCATCAACCCTCTCCTGCTCAAGATGCAGCTTAGCGGTGGCTTCGTGATGGGGATGAGCATCGCCCTGTTCGAGAAGATGAAGTTCGACGAGCAGGGATGGGTCACAAACCCCAACTTCACTAGCTACTACATAGCCAGAATGAAGGACGTTCCCAAGGAGTTCGTAGCGAGGTTCGTGGAGACGCCGCAACTGGATGGTCCCTTGGGAGCGAGGGGGATTGGAGAGTTGAGCATGATCTCTGTGGCTTCCGCCATCTCGAACGCAATCTTCGACGCCATCGGGGTGAAGCTGAACGACCTGCCCATGAGTCCAGAGGTCGTCTGGGCGGCGATAAGCCAACAGAGACCTGACCTGATTAAGGGCGCCATGGAGAGCTACGCGAAGGTCGGGGTCCCGAAGATGGTCTCGCAATGA
- a CDS encoding xanthine dehydrogenase family protein subunit M has protein sequence MSFGSPYLTLPDFTYHRASTVEEVIALLKEHGDEAKVMAGGVGLIAFMKERLMSPAHIIDVKGVEELRQLRYAPGKGLSVGASVTYEELASSEVLKEKYTVLHEAVSRTGDPMIRARATLVGNVCEAIPWIDSAPALISLDASVEIAGARGKRTVPVAGFIRGPVDIDLESDEFVTGIQIPDAVRGTRGAFEKFTGGSEFAVASVAVTLASENKRRRARVVFGSVNSTPVRCTEAEKALEEGEFTQATIRRAAKVAAESVECVSDVLASSEYRKHLVEVVTLQALWRLLQN, from the coding sequence ATGAGCTTTGGTTCACCGTATCTGACCCTCCCTGACTTCACGTACCACAGAGCTTCAACCGTGGAGGAGGTCATAGCCCTTCTGAAGGAACATGGGGACGAAGCAAAGGTCATGGCGGGCGGAGTCGGCCTGATTGCTTTCATGAAGGAGAGGCTGATGTCCCCCGCTCACATCATAGACGTCAAGGGAGTAGAGGAACTCAGGCAGCTCAGGTACGCTCCCGGTAAGGGCCTCAGTGTCGGCGCGTCCGTGACTTACGAAGAACTGGCCTCCAGCGAGGTTCTGAAGGAGAAGTACACGGTTCTTCACGAGGCTGTGTCTAGGACGGGCGACCCGATGATCAGGGCGCGAGCAACTTTGGTCGGAAACGTTTGCGAGGCGATACCGTGGATAGACAGCGCTCCCGCGCTGATATCGCTCGACGCGTCTGTGGAGATAGCAGGCGCCAGAGGGAAGCGGACAGTGCCCGTGGCAGGGTTCATCAGAGGGCCGGTGGACATCGACCTAGAGTCGGACGAATTCGTCACAGGCATACAAATCCCAGATGCCGTTCGCGGTACGAGGGGGGCGTTCGAGAAGTTCACTGGAGGCTCAGAGTTCGCAGTCGCGAGCGTGGCGGTGACCCTGGCGAGCGAGAACAAGCGGAGGAGGGCGAGGGTCGTCTTCGGGTCGGTGAACTCGACCCCGGTCCGCTGCACGGAGGCCGAGAAGGCGCTCGAGGAAGGGGAGTTCACGCAGGCGACAATCAGGAGGGCTGCGAAGGTCGCAGCCGAAAGCGTGGAGTGCGTCAGCGACGTACTCGCCAGCTCGGAGTACAGGAAGCACCTTGTCGAGGTGGTGACACTGCAGGCGCTCTGGAGGCTGCTCCAGAATTGA
- a CDS encoding (2Fe-2S)-binding protein has protein sequence MNECVVKVNGQTRRERVKDNVLLLDFLRDKLEVRSVKAACWRGECGLCTVLLNGKLVKSCIVLAVEANGGEVTTVEGITDGSKLAPIQQAFVEHGASQCGFCTPAFVLTCHELLKHNPRPTEREVEEAVSGLVCRCGTYAQIREAIASVSQPPTRAEALQKLGKGVR, from the coding sequence TTGAACGAGTGCGTGGTGAAGGTCAACGGGCAGACGAGGAGAGAGAGGGTAAAGGACAACGTGCTCCTTCTCGACTTCCTCAGGGACAAGCTGGAGGTCAGGAGCGTGAAGGCGGCTTGCTGGAGAGGCGAGTGCGGCCTCTGCACCGTCCTGTTGAACGGCAAGCTCGTGAAGTCGTGCATAGTGCTCGCGGTCGAGGCGAACGGAGGAGAGGTCACGACCGTCGAAGGAATCACGGACGGAAGTAAGCTCGCCCCCATCCAGCAGGCCTTCGTGGAGCATGGAGCGAGCCAGTGCGGGTTCTGCACCCCGGCCTTCGTGCTCACATGTCATGAGCTACTGAAGCACAATCCGAGGCCAACGGAGAGGGAGGTAGAGGAGGCGGTGAGCGGCCTGGTGTGCAGGTGCGGCACGTACGCCCAGATCAGGGAGGCGATAGCGTCGGTGTCACAGCCCCCCACAAGGGCAGAAGCCCTACAGAAGCTTGGAAAGGGCGTCAGATAG